From the genome of Leptospira koniambonensis:
AACGGGGAACGTCTCAATTAATGTAGAGAATTTTCCCGAACTTTCAGGGGGAAATCATGAAGATCCTCTTGAATTAGAAAAAAATTCTCTTAATTTAGCGTTAAAAGATGGGGTCTCCCGTCTTCCTGAGCCTGAAAAGAGTATAATATTACTGAAGGAAATTCAAAAGAAAACTCTTAAGGAGACTGCGGATGCTCTCGGGATATCTGAGAGGACCGTTAGTCGTCGTTTGCTTAGCGCGTTCAGATTATTAAGAACGCATCTCGAAGCGGAAGGGATCGGACTATAAGATGGCATTACATACCCAACAGTCAAATAGTTTCGAAGACCTGCTAGAGTTATATCTTTCCGGCGAGTTAGATGCAGCCGGGAAGAAACAACTATTGGAGATTGTATTAAAGGATCCGGAAAGAGCGGCCGAATACCGAAAAATTACTCAAATACAATCTCAGCTTAGAACATCCAGTGCTTCCCTCGAATTAAAAAACCTTTCTCCTCAGACCTCATCTAAAAAAATCCTTCCTTTCCCTAAACCTGCTGTTTATCTCGCTACCGCGGCTTTAGTATTTGCATCTTTTGGAATATATTTCTATCGAAATTCTTCGATCAAAAAGGGAGAAGCCACTTTAGACAAGTTCACTTATTCTTATGGTGATTGTTCTATCGAAGGTAAAACTTCTCAAGCTGGCGAAGATGTTTCCGGTAAAAGGATCGTATCCGGAAAATCTTCCGTATGTGATGTTCAGCTAGAAGGAGAAAAGAGCGTAGCTGTTAGAGCACTGCCTAATACAGACTTCACTGCTGAACGTAAAGAAAACGCAATCCATGTTTCTCTTGGATACGGCACCATCCTTTTGGATAGCCAAGGTCCTAAAGATTCTGAGAATATCTCCATAGGCTCTGATGATTTCAGATTGATATTAGAAGGAACTAAGGTCGCGGTCAATAAAGGACGGACTGATTCTTCTCTTTCTGTAAAAGTATTAGAGGGAAAAGTCA
Proteins encoded in this window:
- a CDS encoding RNA polymerase sigma factor produces the protein MQGLSQQEFINLYESCKNTVYHFLLKLSGNPEIAEDLTQETFLKAFEVMDRFDPDRGSFSSWSCTIAKNLYFKYFNRTKKETGNVSINVENFPELSGGNHEDPLELEKNSLNLALKDGVSRLPEPEKSIILLKEIQKKTLKETADALGISERTVSRRLLSAFRLLRTHLEAEGIGL
- the rsx gene encoding LIMLP_03685 family anti-sigma factor, yielding MALHTQQSNSFEDLLELYLSGELDAAGKKQLLEIVLKDPERAAEYRKITQIQSQLRTSSASLELKNLSPQTSSKKILPFPKPAVYLATAALVFASFGIYFYRNSSIKKGEATLDKFTYSYGDCSIEGKTSQAGEDVSGKRIVSGKSSVCDVQLEGEKSVAVRALPNTDFTAERKENAIHVSLGYGTILLDSQGPKDSENISIGSDDFRLILEGTKVAVNKGRTDSSLSVKVLEGKVRLESGDAIFFESVSSWLTKEEIALLAKEYPILFDKQQLTIESGQQLAWKGFSPARMKGLKKIEDSIKASKKSQPSAQLDETLIKSLKPHVDSLPKDPFLISPKELKNSLKKILPDEKADLERKFASMVRFPPKDLKEREQLMELVKKVDKASITDILNGKGPGGVTQAISQEVRILYLKDGSMERGIIYQQDSFYVVLRPDGNLIIPVDAVERIESE